One genomic segment of Erysipelotrichaceae bacterium 66202529 includes these proteins:
- a CDS encoding PHP domain-containing protein: MNRIDLHIHSSCSDSSLDVAHIIALAREQHMQTISITDHDTFAAYKQLKHKELPCTVIKGIEISAYDQAAKRQVHILGYGFGEQTPHVDALCEVAIRQRTSVSLWQIQQLIAHGYAITVREVEEVAKASTAIYKQHIMDIMMRHGYSDAIYSDEYRRLFKNNGICVCPLTFVFVEDAIHAIHKDHGIAVLAHPYSSRVVSSIPEYVQIGLDGIETWHSSHGQKQVDDLHAIAKRYKLIETGGSDTHGRYGEEPSLGQSNPFMKDEDVSVCSRI, encoded by the coding sequence ATGAACCGTATCGATCTTCACATTCACAGCAGCTGCAGCGATTCCTCACTGGATGTTGCACACATCATAGCTCTAGCCCGAGAACAGCATATGCAAACCATATCCATTACCGATCATGACACCTTTGCAGCCTATAAGCAGCTGAAACACAAAGAGCTTCCCTGTACGGTAATCAAGGGGATAGAAATCAGTGCCTACGATCAAGCTGCGAAAAGGCAGGTGCATATCCTGGGCTATGGCTTTGGAGAACAGACCCCGCATGTGGATGCCCTGTGTGAAGTGGCAATCCGTCAGCGCACAAGCGTATCGCTATGGCAGATTCAGCAACTGATTGCACATGGCTATGCAATTACCGTAAGGGAGGTTGAGGAGGTGGCGAAGGCTTCCACTGCAATCTACAAGCAGCATATCATGGATATCATGATGCGCCATGGCTACAGTGATGCCATTTATTCGGATGAATACCGGCGATTGTTTAAAAACAACGGAATCTGTGTATGTCCGCTGACCTTTGTCTTTGTGGAGGATGCCATTCACGCGATACATAAGGATCATGGAATTGCCGTACTTGCCCATCCGTATTCCTCACGGGTCGTCTCCTCCATACCGGAATATGTACAAATCGGCCTGGATGGCATTGAAACCTGGCACAGCTCCCATGGACAGAAGCAGGTGGATGACTTGCATGCAATCGCAAAAAGGTATAAGCTGATAGAGACAGGAGGCAGCGATACCCATGGACGCTATGGTGAAGAACCGTCTCTTGGGCAGAGTAACCCTTTTATGAAGGATGAGGATGTGAGTGTATGCAGCAGGATATAA
- a CDS encoding threonine ammonia-lyase, which yields MDISNIYDAKEVVKDVISKTPLVHADKLHENLWIKAENLQGTGAFKLRGAYNKLHSLTQEERAKGVIAASAGNHAQGVAYSCMKMGIKGTIVMPKTAPLSKIEATRSYGVEVELQGDTFNDAYEYAKNLQEITGAVFIEPFNDEYVIAGQGTIGLEILDKLSDVDTVIVPIGGGGLISGIATAIKAMRPSCRIIGVQSEHAPSMKRSLEEKEIIRLNDVSTIADGIAVKSPGTLTYDLCCKYVDEVVTVSEEEIAAAILTLLEKMKMVAEGAGATSVAAAMFGKVDLEHHKCVAVLSGGNIDVNLLSKIIDLGLMKTGRKAVINMNVMDKPGNLSRMIELISRTGANIISVNHNRIQNAMLFNQCRVGVIIETNDAAHIEEVLAILKNNGYEPHLVEHA from the coding sequence ATGGATATTTCAAATATATATGATGCAAAGGAAGTAGTAAAGGATGTGATTTCCAAAACGCCGCTGGTACATGCGGATAAGCTGCATGAAAATTTGTGGATCAAGGCGGAGAATCTGCAGGGGACTGGTGCCTTTAAGCTGCGTGGAGCCTATAATAAGCTGCACAGCCTGACACAGGAGGAACGCGCAAAAGGGGTGATTGCCGCCAGCGCTGGAAACCATGCACAGGGAGTAGCGTATTCGTGTATGAAGATGGGAATTAAGGGAACAATCGTCATGCCGAAAACAGCGCCGCTATCCAAGATTGAAGCGACCAGAAGCTATGGTGTTGAGGTGGAGCTGCAGGGAGATACCTTTAACGATGCCTATGAGTACGCAAAAAATCTGCAGGAAATTACAGGTGCTGTGTTCATCGAGCCGTTTAATGATGAGTATGTGATTGCCGGTCAGGGAACGATAGGTCTTGAAATACTGGATAAGCTGAGTGATGTGGATACGGTCATTGTGCCAATCGGTGGCGGCGGACTGATCAGCGGAATCGCCACTGCAATCAAGGCAATGCGTCCAAGCTGTCGTATCATCGGTGTTCAATCCGAGCATGCGCCCAGCATGAAGCGTTCCCTGGAGGAAAAGGAAATCATACGGCTGAATGATGTCAGCACGATTGCGGATGGAATCGCTGTAAAATCACCGGGGACTTTGACATATGATTTATGCTGCAAATATGTGGATGAGGTCGTGACTGTCAGTGAGGAAGAAATCGCAGCGGCAATTCTGACGCTTTTGGAAAAAATGAAAATGGTCGCGGAAGGAGCCGGTGCTACGAGTGTTGCGGCGGCAATGTTTGGCAAGGTGGATCTGGAGCATCATAAATGTGTTGCCGTATTGTCCGGGGGAAACATTGATGTCAATCTGTTATCTAAAATCATCGATCTGGGTCTTATGAAAACCGGACGCAAGGCAGTTATCAATATGAATGTCATGGATAAGCCGGGGAATCTGTCCCGTATGATTGAACTGATTTCCAGAACCGGAGCTAATATCATTTCTGTGAACCATAACCGAATTCAGAATGCTATGCTGTTTAACCAGTGCCGTGTAGGTGTCATCATTGAAACAAACGATGCAGCACATATTGAAGAGGTACTAGCAATTCTAAAAAACAACGGGTATGAGCCGCATCTGGTCGAGCATGCCTGA
- a CDS encoding GNAT family N-acetyltransferase produces the protein MITRKAVLQDLTQLKSMYKKIIAHMNAKQIEIWDDCYPCAFFQEDITAQRLYVLEEKGTLMAAFALCEDSAGADHVTWGKSIWQVRYLERLGVNPDYMRLGIGSTALHEAIRLSKEAQAEALRLFVVDINHSAIRLYEKNGFQKAAGIYDEVIDDDLTFHEFGFEFIIADDKHIQGNALHEEERS, from the coding sequence ATGATAACAAGAAAAGCAGTACTGCAGGATTTAACGCAGTTAAAATCCATGTATAAGAAAATCATTGCGCATATGAATGCAAAGCAAATAGAAATATGGGATGATTGTTACCCATGTGCGTTCTTTCAAGAGGATATCACAGCACAACGCCTGTATGTCCTAGAGGAAAAGGGCACTTTGATGGCAGCCTTTGCTTTATGTGAAGACAGCGCCGGGGCAGATCATGTGACCTGGGGGAAATCTATCTGGCAGGTGCGCTATCTTGAACGGCTCGGTGTAAATCCTGATTATATGAGATTAGGCATTGGCAGCACTGCTCTGCATGAGGCGATTAGATTATCAAAAGAGGCACAGGCAGAGGCTTTGCGGCTGTTCGTCGTGGATATCAATCATTCTGCAATCCGGCTGTATGAAAAAAATGGATTTCAAAAAGCCGCAGGTATATATGATGAGGTGATTGATGATGATCTTACGTTTCATGAATTCGGATTTGAATTCATAATTGCAGACGATAAGCATATACAGGGAAATGCTTTGCATGAGGAGGAGAGATCATGA
- the phnM gene encoding phosphonate metabolism protein PhnM has product MLAITNGKIVQEHKILEGYALLIEQERIYDIVPEAALAYMELDEVVNAYGGYVTPGFIDMHSDHIEAMAAPRPSSIMDMELAVYEFEKECCTHGITTMFHSVSIWEGVGASPMRRPELVKQLADIIEKSHSQLHLIHHRFHMRFEIDNQEQFPLMLDYLRQKRVHLISFMDHTPGQGQYRNIEVYKNYVRNARHMSDEDVEAEVNRRMNSEKLTLENIREAASLAQEQGISIASHDDDTKEKLDVVQSLGATISEFPITLDVAKEAKKRGMYTVVGAPNILLGGSHSGNMNAADAIVSAAADVLCSDYYPASLLHAVFQMTKQGQRLQDMIAMVTIQPARATGIDQDYGSIEKGKKADLLIIRTLPNDLPAITEVFVDGMCIAQNHYRV; this is encoded by the coding sequence ATGTTAGCAATCACAAATGGAAAAATCGTACAGGAGCATAAAATTCTGGAAGGATATGCGCTGTTGATCGAACAGGAGCGTATTTATGATATTGTACCGGAGGCAGCCCTTGCTTACATGGAGCTGGACGAGGTTGTCAATGCCTATGGAGGCTATGTAACTCCGGGCTTTATCGACATGCACAGTGATCATATCGAAGCGATGGCGGCACCGCGTCCCAGCAGTATCATGGATATGGAGCTTGCCGTATATGAGTTTGAAAAGGAATGCTGTACCCACGGCATCACAACGATGTTTCACTCCGTCAGTATATGGGAAGGAGTAGGTGCCTCACCAATGCGGCGTCCAGAGCTTGTAAAGCAGCTCGCAGATATCATCGAAAAAAGTCATTCGCAGCTGCATCTAATTCATCACCGATTTCATATGCGCTTTGAAATCGACAATCAGGAGCAGTTTCCGCTGATGCTGGACTATCTGCGCCAAAAGCGGGTACATTTGATATCCTTTATGGATCATACCCCGGGACAGGGACAGTATCGCAACATTGAGGTATATAAAAACTATGTCCGCAATGCGCGGCATATGAGTGATGAGGATGTGGAGGCAGAGGTGAACCGTCGTATGAACAGTGAAAAGCTGACACTGGAAAATATCCGGGAGGCGGCAAGCCTTGCCCAAGAGCAGGGGATTTCCATCGCCTCGCATGATGATGATACAAAGGAAAAGCTGGATGTCGTACAAAGCCTCGGTGCTACGATTTCAGAATTTCCAATCACGCTGGACGTCGCAAAGGAGGCGAAAAAACGAGGTATGTATACCGTTGTGGGAGCGCCAAATATCCTGCTTGGCGGCAGTCATTCCGGCAATATGAATGCAGCGGATGCCATTGTATCAGCTGCAGCGGATGTTTTATGCAGTGATTATTATCCGGCAAGTCTTCTGCATGCGGTGTTTCAAATGACAAAGCAGGGACAGCGGCTCCAGGATATGATAGCCATGGTAACCATACAGCCGGCCCGTGCAACTGGCATTGACCAGGATTACGGCTCTATTGAAAAAGGCAAGAAGGCTGACTTGCTTATTATCCGTACATTACCCAATGACCTGCCAGCTATCACCGAGGTATTTGTGGACGGCATGTGCATTGCACAAAATCATTACCGGGTATAG
- a CDS encoding collagenase-like protease — translation MKKIELLAPAGDLERLKIAVLYGADAVYVGGKQFSLRSRASNFGLEEIAQGAAFAREHGAHVHVTVNMLPHEEDLAGLKEYLIALEQAGVTAIIAASPAIMMCAKKYAPRLEVHVSTQHSSTNSSAANYWKNKGMDRVVLGREVTLQEIRDSAQHTDIPLEVFIHGGMCISYSGRCVLSNNMTGRDANRGGCAQSCRWKYRLYEGEHPLHDETDLFSMSSKDLMAAKYIPDLIEAGIASLKIEGRMKSAYYIATLIKTYRMLIDEIYEQGGRLSDKRMEWYYNELAKAENRPTGCGFYEGLPAFDGHLYGINGAGVTQEFIAYVLDYDEDSEMATLEVRNNFRGNITAEVFGPHITATRFTLQELYDLDGNLMEVARTPMQKIKTHIPIRLEKDAMIRKVVDRDRSGIY, via the coding sequence TTGAAAAAGATAGAATTACTCGCTCCGGCAGGTGATTTGGAGCGTTTGAAAATCGCCGTTCTGTATGGAGCGGATGCTGTATATGTAGGCGGTAAGCAGTTCTCTTTGCGATCTCGTGCCAGCAATTTCGGACTTGAAGAAATCGCACAGGGTGCGGCCTTTGCCAGGGAACATGGCGCACATGTACATGTGACCGTGAATATGCTTCCGCATGAAGAGGATTTAGCAGGGCTAAAGGAATATCTGATTGCGTTGGAGCAGGCAGGCGTAACAGCTATTATTGCGGCATCTCCGGCAATTATGATGTGTGCGAAAAAATATGCACCAAGGCTGGAAGTGCATGTGAGTACCCAGCATTCCTCCACCAATTCCAGTGCTGCGAATTACTGGAAAAACAAGGGAATGGATCGTGTCGTACTGGGACGTGAGGTAACCCTTCAGGAAATCAGGGACAGTGCTCAACACACCGATATACCGTTGGAGGTCTTTATCCACGGCGGCATGTGTATTTCATATTCCGGGCGCTGTGTGCTGAGCAATAATATGACGGGGAGAGATGCCAATCGTGGAGGCTGTGCGCAAAGCTGCCGCTGGAAGTACCGCCTGTATGAAGGAGAGCATCCCTTGCATGATGAAACGGATTTATTTTCCATGTCCAGCAAGGATCTGATGGCAGCCAAATACATTCCCGATCTGATTGAAGCAGGGATTGCCAGTCTGAAGATTGAAGGACGTATGAAAAGCGCCTATTACATCGCAACGCTGATTAAAACGTATCGTATGCTAATCGATGAGATTTATGAGCAGGGCGGACGTTTGAGTGACAAACGGATGGAATGGTATTATAATGAATTGGCAAAGGCGGAAAACCGACCCACAGGGTGCGGCTTTTATGAGGGACTGCCTGCCTTTGACGGTCATTTGTACGGTATCAACGGTGCAGGGGTCACACAGGAATTTATCGCCTATGTTTTAGATTATGATGAAGACAGTGAAATGGCAACACTGGAGGTACGCAACAACTTCCGCGGAAATATCACGGCAGAGGTTTTTGGGCCACATATCACAGCTACCCGCTTTACCCTGCAGGAGCTGTATGATCTCGATGGAAATCTGATGGAGGTTGCCAGAACACCGATGCAGAAAATCAAAACACATATTCCGATTCGTCTGGAAAAAGACGCCATGATCCGTAAGGTCGTGGATAGGGATCGTTCGGGTATTTATTGA
- a CDS encoding YaiI/YqxD family protein — protein sequence MPDIYIDADGCPVIEETLQAAEAFDFPVILVCDTSHAFTPENASVLMADKGKDSTDFLLLSHVKKGDLVVTQDYGLAALVLSKQGYAISCNGIPYTTDNINRLLTMRHVSSMERKHKMYGSHAKKRTQQDNERFLDGLYALCEQLKSKEL from the coding sequence ATGCCTGATATTTATATTGATGCGGACGGTTGTCCTGTAATCGAGGAAACCCTGCAGGCAGCAGAGGCTTTTGATTTTCCGGTTATCCTGGTATGTGATACCTCCCATGCATTTACCCCTGAAAACGCTTCCGTACTCATGGCGGATAAGGGAAAGGACAGTACAGATTTTCTACTGCTCTCTCATGTAAAAAAAGGAGACCTTGTTGTTACACAGGATTACGGTCTTGCGGCACTGGTTCTCAGTAAGCAGGGCTATGCCATATCCTGTAACGGCATTCCCTATACAACAGATAATATAAACCGTCTGTTAACCATGCGGCATGTCAGCAGTATGGAGCGAAAGCATAAAATGTACGGCTCACACGCAAAAAAGCGGACACAGCAGGATAATGAGCGCTTTCTTGATGGCCTGTACGCACTTTGTGAACAGCTGAAAAGCAAGGAGCTTTAA
- a CDS encoding inositol monophosphatase family protein — translation MQQDIIDFAKALVKSCGEQLRHVSTVIPEYKTDFQDLVTEYDRKIEQQIHDALIEKFPTHSFLGEESVKESGEHLWILDPIDGTTNFVSMHRDFAISLAYYHKKQPVFGIVYDVMRDELFLGVHGKGAWLNEQPMLPLQKKEPKDCILDAGMHVMSYIETHFDSKPLTMQDELRAHRYLGCASLSIVHIAQGLSDLYLSAHVKCWDYAAAAIILEEVQGAYSIQNSFFTITSTFAIFANRRSLITMIEERYLRTGTKG, via the coding sequence ATGCAGCAGGATATAATTGATTTCGCAAAGGCACTGGTAAAATCGTGCGGGGAGCAGCTTCGTCATGTTTCCACGGTGATACCGGAGTACAAAACGGATTTTCAGGATTTGGTAACCGAATATGATCGCAAAATTGAACAGCAGATTCATGATGCGCTGATAGAAAAATTTCCTACCCACAGCTTTTTGGGAGAAGAAAGTGTAAAGGAAAGCGGGGAGCATTTGTGGATTCTGGATCCCATTGACGGTACGACTAATTTTGTCAGTATGCATCGGGATTTTGCAATTTCACTGGCCTATTATCATAAAAAGCAGCCGGTGTTTGGAATTGTCTATGATGTTATGCGGGATGAGCTGTTTCTCGGTGTCCATGGCAAGGGGGCGTGGCTGAATGAGCAGCCTATGCTACCGCTTCAAAAGAAGGAGCCAAAGGACTGTATTTTGGATGCCGGCATGCATGTCATGTCCTATATAGAAACACATTTTGACAGCAAGCCCTTGACGATGCAGGATGAGCTGCGCGCACACCGTTACCTAGGCTGTGCGTCTTTAAGCATTGTACATATCGCACAGGGCTTAAGTGATCTGTATCTTTCTGCGCATGTGAAATGCTGGGACTATGCAGCGGCTGCAATCATTCTGGAGGAGGTACAGGGGGCATACAGTATTCAAAATTCCTTCTTTACAATAACCAGCACATTCGCCATCTTCGCAAACCGCCGTTCTCTGATTACAATGATAGAGGAACGTTATCTGCGAACGGGGACAAAAGGATGA
- a CDS encoding chloramphenicol acetyltransferase, whose translation MKLTKEVTIEQDVELKQAVFSIYNKVGAYSVIENSSFGKYSYCEPYGMIQNTIIHSFVDIARNVRIGATQHPLHRPTTHHITYRRRMYDVANSDDEEFFAQRRGRMTEIGHDVWIGHGAIIEAGIQIGNGAVVGSGAVVTHDVPPYAIVAGVPAKILRFRFDREQIAQLLRIAWWDWDDAVFRSRIDDFSLDIDSFIRKYRKG comes from the coding sequence ATGAAGCTGACCAAGGAAGTAACCATCGAACAGGATGTGGAGCTAAAGCAGGCCGTCTTCTCCATATATAATAAGGTAGGAGCATACAGTGTTATTGAAAACAGCTCCTTTGGAAAGTATTCCTATTGCGAGCCGTATGGCATGATACAGAATACGATTATTCACAGCTTTGTGGATATCGCAAGAAATGTGCGAATCGGGGCAACTCAGCATCCCCTGCATCGTCCCACCACGCATCATATCACCTATCGCCGCAGGATGTATGATGTCGCAAACAGCGATGATGAGGAATTTTTTGCACAGCGCAGGGGGCGTATGACAGAAATCGGTCATGATGTATGGATTGGCCATGGCGCAATCATTGAAGCCGGTATTCAAATAGGAAATGGTGCAGTCGTCGGCAGTGGGGCAGTTGTGACACATGATGTTCCTCCCTATGCCATCGTAGCCGGGGTTCCGGCAAAGATTCTGCGTTTTCGCTTCGACCGGGAACAGATTGCACAGCTTTTACGTATTGCCTGGTGGGATTGGGACGATGCGGTTTTCCGTAGCAGGATAGATGATTTTTCACTGGATATAGACAGCTTTATCCGTAAATATAGGAAAGGGTGA
- a CDS encoding proline--tRNA ligase — MKLSNSYFYTLRENVKDEDSTSGNLLVRAGMIKKSSSGIYMIMPMGKRVLKKIEEIVREEMDAAGAQELLMPAMIPEEIYEKSGRREAFGSNMFALKDRYQKNYVLGPTHEELFTMAAMMKGSSYKDFPYNLYQIQTKFRDETRPRYGLIRVREFIMKDAYSFDIDEAGLHESYKKMFHAYENIMERCDLTYKIVKADTGAMGGSLSEEFQAITEIGEDVVVTCDGCDFSSNLEITEVIDTSTPSDVPMQDMEIVETPDAKTIADVAAFFGKSVNDFVKTLIYSVDGKTMAFLLKGDRELNETKVLKLLQANEIELASFEEVERVTHARVGFAGPVNLECPIIMDREVANMKNFIVGANKTDHHIKNVNLKDFSVETVADIAQVHEGDICPVCGKPLKFCKGIEVGNTFKLGTKYAKALGLEYQDVNNKLHPVEMGCYGFGLERCMAAIVEQHNDASGIIWPASVAPFEVAVVVVSSKDEEQMRIGNELYEALKQEGVDVLLDDRKERPGVKFKDMELIGIPYRITVGRGIKDGNVEFRARTASESSDIALSEVVELVKKELKK, encoded by the coding sequence ATGAAACTGAGTAATTCGTATTTTTATACATTGCGTGAAAATGTCAAGGATGAGGACAGTACCAGCGGTAATCTGCTGGTGCGTGCGGGAATGATCAAGAAAAGCAGCAGCGGTATTTATATGATTATGCCGATGGGAAAGCGCGTCCTGAAAAAGATTGAGGAAATCGTTCGCGAAGAAATGGATGCAGCAGGTGCCCAGGAGCTGTTGATGCCGGCTATGATTCCAGAGGAAATCTATGAAAAGAGCGGGCGTAGGGAGGCTTTTGGCTCCAATATGTTCGCCTTGAAGGACCGCTATCAGAAAAATTATGTGCTGGGGCCGACGCATGAGGAGCTGTTTACAATGGCAGCGATGATGAAAGGAAGCTCCTATAAGGATTTTCCATATAATCTGTATCAGATTCAGACCAAATTCCGTGATGAAACAAGACCCCGCTACGGATTGATCCGTGTGCGTGAATTCATCATGAAGGATGCATATTCCTTTGATATCGATGAGGCAGGTCTTCATGAATCCTATAAAAAGATGTTTCATGCGTATGAGAACATCATGGAGCGCTGTGATCTGACATATAAGATCGTAAAAGCGGATACCGGCGCGATGGGTGGCTCATTGTCAGAGGAATTTCAGGCGATTACGGAAATCGGTGAGGATGTTGTTGTGACCTGTGACGGATGTGATTTCTCCAGCAATCTGGAGATCACGGAGGTCATTGATACGAGTACACCGAGTGATGTGCCAATGCAGGATATGGAAATTGTGGAAACACCGGATGCTAAGACGATCGCAGATGTTGCCGCCTTCTTTGGAAAATCAGTGAATGATTTTGTAAAGACGCTGATTTATTCTGTGGATGGTAAAACGATGGCGTTCCTGTTAAAGGGAGATCGTGAATTAAATGAAACAAAGGTGCTGAAGCTGTTACAGGCAAATGAAATAGAGCTTGCTTCCTTTGAAGAGGTGGAGCGTGTTACACACGCAAGGGTTGGCTTTGCCGGACCGGTCAATCTGGAATGCCCAATCATCATGGATCGGGAAGTGGCGAATATGAAAAACTTTATCGTTGGCGCAAACAAAACCGATCACCATATCAAGAATGTAAATCTGAAGGATTTCTCCGTGGAAACAGTTGCGGATATCGCACAGGTGCATGAGGGTGATATTTGTCCAGTATGTGGAAAGCCGCTGAAATTCTGCAAGGGAATCGAGGTAGGAAATACGTTTAAGCTCGGTACCAAGTATGCAAAGGCACTCGGTCTGGAGTATCAGGATGTGAACAATAAGCTGCATCCTGTGGAAATGGGCTGCTATGGCTTTGGACTGGAGCGCTGCATGGCTGCAATCGTGGAACAGCATAACGATGCATCCGGTATTATCTGGCCGGCAAGTGTGGCACCGTTTGAGGTCGCTGTTGTTGTAGTATCCAGCAAGGATGAGGAACAGATGCGCATCGGAAATGAATTGTATGAAGCACTGAAACAGGAAGGCGTGGATGTGCTGCTGGATGATCGTAAGGAACGTCCGGGTGTGAAATTCAAGGATATGGAGCTGATTGGTATTCCTTACCGTATTACGGTCGGCAGAGGAATCAAAGACGGCAATGTGGAATTCCGTGCGAGAACAGCTTCTGAAAGCAGTGATATTGCATTGAGCGAGGTCGTAGAGCTTGTAAAGAAAGAGCTGAAAAAATAA
- a CDS encoding U32 family peptidase, translating into MVDFIATPFAFGDIEKLKAAGAQSVIIAVPFFSARGAACFSIDELAQIKAECRRCAVQMYVLVNRIFVEEELERLREFLRLLKELDVDGIYYGDEGVLYEADRLHMKNRLIYNPDTLITNAMDMQYYLDEDIRMATISKEITLQEMCKIARTVQGECEVIIHGRLNMMHSKRMLLSAYMDFLGKKEAVRDNHELYLMEETRDDHMPIIEDALGTHVFTGFTLASFEEIKDLYEAGVRHFRIDGIFHDIAYVCEALRLYQDVLKGNRNGRETFQEYEQKYTKDHVTHGFYYTKTSKVK; encoded by the coding sequence ATGGTTGATTTCATCGCAACACCATTTGCGTTTGGTGATATAGAGAAGCTGAAAGCTGCAGGAGCACAGAGCGTTATCATTGCAGTACCGTTTTTCTCAGCAAGAGGCGCTGCCTGCTTTTCCATTGACGAGTTAGCGCAAATCAAAGCGGAATGCAGACGCTGTGCTGTCCAGATGTATGTACTCGTAAATCGTATTTTTGTGGAAGAAGAGCTGGAACGGCTTCGTGAGTTTTTAAGGCTGTTGAAAGAGCTGGATGTAGATGGCATCTATTATGGGGATGAGGGTGTTTTGTATGAGGCAGACCGCCTGCATATGAAAAACCGGCTTATTTACAATCCGGATACACTGATTACAAATGCTATGGACATGCAGTATTATCTGGATGAAGACATACGCATGGCTACCATATCCAAAGAAATCACACTGCAGGAAATGTGTAAGATCGCAAGGACGGTGCAGGGAGAATGTGAAGTCATCATTCATGGAAGACTGAATATGATGCATTCTAAGCGAATGCTGCTGTCTGCCTATATGGATTTCCTGGGAAAAAAGGAAGCTGTTAGAGACAATCATGAGCTATACCTGATGGAGGAAACAAGGGACGATCATATGCCGATCATTGAGGATGCTTTGGGTACGCATGTGTTTACCGGATTTACACTGGCATCCTTTGAGGAAATAAAGGATTTATATGAGGCAGGTGTACGGCATTTTCGTATTGATGGTATTTTCCATGATATCGCATATGTATGTGAAGCACTGCGGCTGTATCAGGATGTATTAAAAGGAAATCGAAACGGGCGTGAGACGTTTCAGGAATATGAGCAAAAATATACAAAGGATCATGTAACACATGGCTTCTATTATACAAAAACGAGCAAGGTAAAGTAG
- the phnL gene encoding phosphonate C-P lyase system protein PhnL: MQKQQELLVIENLEKSFTMHVSQKVIHACSGISLHLKKGEFIGITGKSGSGKSTILKGIYRTNLPQNGRILYDSEKFGLLDLCQASERQMIYLRKQEIGYVSQFLRIMPRTTARQIIEHAVLEMGEDMETAHKEAERMLKHFELDPTLWDMYPNTFSGGEKLRLNIAAAMVKRPRLLLLDEPTASLDNSSKQKVRDLIEQLKNEGTTMLGIFHDLEFMEGLCDREYNMQKGMLA, translated from the coding sequence ATGCAAAAGCAACAGGAGCTGCTGGTTATCGAGAATCTTGAAAAAAGCTTTACTATGCATGTCAGCCAAAAGGTGATTCATGCCTGCAGCGGTATCAGTCTGCATCTCAAAAAGGGGGAGTTTATCGGAATTACTGGTAAGAGTGGCAGCGGTAAATCAACGATACTCAAAGGGATTTACCGTACCAATCTTCCGCAGAATGGGCGTATTCTTTATGACAGTGAAAAATTCGGACTGCTTGATCTCTGTCAGGCAAGCGAACGGCAGATGATTTACTTGCGGAAACAGGAAATTGGCTATGTTTCTCAGTTTTTACGCATCATGCCGCGTACAACCGCACGTCAGATCATTGAGCATGCTGTTTTGGAAATGGGGGAGGATATGGAAACAGCACATAAGGAGGCAGAGCGTATGCTGAAGCATTTTGAGCTGGACCCTACACTTTGGGATATGTATCCCAATACCTTCTCCGGTGGAGAGAAGCTGCGGCTGAACATCGCGGCTGCCATGGTAAAAAGGCCGCGGCTGCTTCTGCTGGATGAGCCGACTGCCAGCCTGGATAATTCCAGCAAGCAAAAGGTACGGGATTTGATCGAGCAGCTGAAAAACGAGGGGACGACCATGCTTGGCATCTTTCATGATCTGGAGTTTATGGAGGGGCTGTGTGATCGGGAATATAATATGCAGAAGGGAATGCTGGCATGA